In one Candidatus Hepatincola sp. Av genomic region, the following are encoded:
- the lipA gene encoding Lipoyl synthase, with the protein MRRERTTSNNAINNPTRPNWIKVKLATNNPNYQATKDIVTKNNLHTVCAEAACPNIGECWQAKHAAVMIMGDICTRSCRFCNVKTGKPTALNPEEPHSVGIMAKTMDLKHLVITSVDRDDLPDGGAEHFVACIKKVREYSPNTTIEVLTPDFRHKKGALAKVINAEPDVFNHNLETAPRLYRNIRPKARYFHSLNILWQAKEINPNIFTKSGIMVGIGETSDEVFHIMDDMRSANIDFITIGQYLQPTPFHAPIDRFVTPDEFAKYKEVALRKGFLVVASSPLTRSSYHADTDFKKLQTARKNTHAEHP; encoded by the coding sequence CTAGCAATAATGCCATTAATAACCCAACACGTCCTAATTGGATTAAAGTTAAATTGGCAACTAATAACCCAAACTACCAAGCAACTAAAGATATTGTAACTAAAAATAATCTCCATACTGTTTGTGCGGAAGCCGCTTGCCCTAATATTGGTGAATGTTGGCAAGCTAAACATGCTGCCGTGATGATAATGGGCGATATTTGTACTCGTTCTTGCCGTTTTTGTAATGTAAAAACAGGAAAACCTACAGCATTAAATCCTGAAGAACCACATTCCGTTGGTATTATGGCAAAAACTATGGATCTAAAACATTTGGTAATAACTTCCGTAGATAGAGACGATCTACCCGACGGTGGAGCAGAACACTTTGTAGCGTGTATAAAAAAAGTAAGGGAATATTCACCAAACACCACTATTGAAGTACTAACTCCAGATTTTCGCCATAAAAAAGGGGCTTTAGCTAAAGTGATTAATGCTGAACCTGATGTTTTCAACCATAATTTAGAAACGGCACCACGTCTTTATAGGAATATTCGCCCTAAGGCTAGGTATTTTCATAGTTTAAATATTCTATGGCAAGCTAAAGAAATTAATCCTAATATTTTTACTAAGTCAGGTATTATGGTAGGAATAGGGGAAACCTCCGATGAAGTCTTCCATATTATGGACGATATGCGAAGTGCTAATATAGACTTTATCACGATAGGGCAATACTTACAACCAACTCCTTTTCATGCCCCTATAGATAGGTTCGTGACCCCTGATGAGTTTGCTAAATATAAAGAAGTAGCTTTAAGAAAAGGTTTTTTAGTGGTGGCATCTTCTCCTTTAACTCGTTCATCTTACCATGCTGACACCGACTTTAAAAAATTACAAACAGCCAGAAAGAATACTCATGCAGAACACCCTTAA
- the pasT gene encoding type II toxin-antitoxin system RatA (Persistence and stress-resistance toxin PasT) yields MKFNHQEIKILPYPKDFLYSLIADVENYPNFIPWISSVTLLNSTQDSEENSVKEYELCVDFKIIKEKFSTRDVFCYTDWIHITLLQGPFKYLQNHWNFESLSPNSTKITFDIEFEFKSRLFTGVFAKVFIHAQKRILQAFENQARKTAK; encoded by the coding sequence ATGAAATTCAATCATCAAGAAATTAAAATCTTACCTTATCCAAAGGATTTTCTATACAGCTTAATTGCTGATGTTGAAAATTACCCAAACTTTATTCCTTGGATCTCTTCAGTTACATTACTCAACAGTACTCAAGACTCCGAAGAAAACTCTGTAAAAGAATACGAGCTTTGTGTAGATTTTAAAATTATTAAAGAAAAATTTTCAACCCGTGATGTTTTTTGTTACACTGATTGGATCCACATCACGCTATTACAAGGTCCTTTTAAATATTTACAAAACCATTGGAACTTTGAAAGCCTTAGCCCCAACAGTACAAAAATAACTTTTGATATTGAATTTGAATTTAAGTCTAGGCTATTTACTGGTGTTTTTGCTAAAGTTTTTATTCATGCTCAAAAACGTATTTTACAAGCCTTTGAAAACCAAGCTAGAAAAACAGCTAAATAA